The Vidua chalybeata isolate OUT-0048 chromosome 6, bVidCha1 merged haplotype, whole genome shotgun sequence genome has a segment encoding these proteins:
- the LOC128790210 gene encoding PHD finger protein 7-like: MSHSKQEGPGDREPACMLCRRAEADRDICGDKLEDCGVCAHEFCLFFATLLFRRDDDYLGFVGFFPRDIQFAVRQAAQKHCCVCGQSGATIMCCKEDCDRWFHLPCAKEGGCVTQYIPDYSSFCPEHSPEQDVEATPEPGTDCLICMEPVEDRKTFRTLVCPACKRAWFHRDCIQGQAMCAGALAFQCPLCRDKEAFTVEMFTMGIRIPFRDPAWEDNYAFADLGERHSRCTARDCLYPGGREDAEEEGPWELLLCSSCAAEGTHRRCSGLRNHIESWECDSCAGLGTASRVELELSGPSLTRQSGLEPAHGSSAPEAISPSSSTLVPSGLDPQSPSAETSSSHQHTVWLQSLLSSSLDNSNPSTSSSTYSTSSDPEDRVHSRRAGPGCRPTRSRQQGRAPDGPVRSRSPCDRSRRTTTRTERPRPRETPSRASPRRSRACQQGQAQSPPVRSRSPCDRSSRTRPRTERPRPRETSSGTSPRRSRSRQQGQAQRPPVRSRSRRDRCHRTTSSAERPRRRETSSGTSPRRSRSRLQRRASNQPVLSRSRQDRSSRTAARAQRPRRSGAPSGVSRRSNRSCLRHRASTGTYNSST, from the exons ATGTCTCACAGCAAGCAGGAGGGCCCTGGTGACAGGGAGCCAG cctgcaTGCTGTGTCGACGTGCAGAGGCTGACCGGGACATCTGCGGTGACAAACTGGAGGACTGCGGGGTCTGTGCCCATGAGTTCTGCCTG TTCTTTGCCACTCTACTTTTTCGTCGAGACGACGATTATCTTGGATTCGTGGGATTTTTTCCTAGAGATATCCAATTTGCAGTTCGGCAGGCGGCACAAAAG cactgctgcgTCTGTGGCCAGAGCGGGGCAACCATCATGTGTTGCAAGGAGGACTGTGACAGATGGTtccacctgccctgtgccaaGGAGGGCGGCTGTGTCACACAGTATATTCCAGATTACAG ctccttctgccctGAGCACAGTCCAGAGCAGGACGTGGAGGCGACTCCAGAGCCGGGCACCGATTGCCTCATCTGCATGGAGCCTGTGGAGGATAGAAAGACCTTCAGAACCCTGGTGTGCCCAGCGTGCAAAAGGGCCTGGTTCCACAGGGACTGCATCCAG ggacaggccatgTGCGCTGGTGCTTTAGCCTTCCAGTGCCCCCTGTGCAGAGACAAGGAGGCATTCACAGTTGAAATGTTCACCATGGGGATCCGAATTCCCTTCAG AGACCCAGCATGGGAGGACAACTATGCCTTTGCGGATCTAGGAGAGAGGCACAGCAGGTGCACTGCCAGGGATTGCCTTTACCCGGGAGGCAGGGAGGACGCAGAGGAAGAGGG GCCCTGGGAACTgctcctgtgctcctcctgcGCTGCTGAGGGCACCCACAGGCGCTGCTCTGGCCTGAGAAACCACATAGAGAGCTGGGAGTGTGACAGCTGCGCTGGTCTCGGAACGG CTTCCAGGGTTGAGTTAGAGCTCAGTGGCCCCAGCCTGACCAGACAGTCAGGACTGGAGCCTGCTCATGGCTCCTCAGCACCTGAGGccatcagccccagctccagcaccctgGTGCCATCGGGGCTGGATCCCCAGTCTCCATCTGCGgagaccagcagcagccaccagcacacaGTATGGCTGCAGTCTCTGCTGTCTTCTTCACTGGACAACAGCAACCCCAGCACATCAAGCTCAACGTACAGCACCTCGTCTGACCCTGAGGACAGGGTCCATTCCAGACGTGCTGGGCCCGGCTGCAGGCCAACCCGCTCTCGCCAGCAAGGTCGGGCCCCAGATGGACCTGTCCGATCGAGGAGTCCctgtgacaggagcaggaggacaaCCACAAGGACTGAGAGGCCCAGGCCAAGGGAGACACCTTCACGGGCATCCCCCAGACGCAGCCGCGCCTGCCAGCAAGGTCAGGCCCAGAGTCCGCCTGTCCGGTCCAGGAGTCCCTGTGACAGGAGCAGCCGGACAAGACCAAGGACTGAGAGGCCCAGGCCAAGGGAGACGTCGTCAGGGACATCCCCCAGACGCAGCCGCTCCCGCCAGCAAGGTCAGGCCCAGCGTCCGCCTGTCCGGTCCAGGAGTCGCCGTGACAGGTGCCACAGGACAACATCAAGCGCTGAGAGGCCCAGGCGAAGGGAGACATCGTCAGGGACATCCCCCAGACGCAGCCGCTCCCGCCTGCAGCGCCGGGCCTCGAATCAACCTGTCCTGTCCAGGAGTCgccaggacaggagcagcaggacagcagcaaggGCTCAGAGGCCCAGGCGCAGTGGGGCACCGTCAGGGGTGTCCCGCAGGAGCAACCGCTCCTGCCTGCGACATCGGGCCTCAACTGGGACCTACAACAGCAGCACGTAG